The Thalassoroseus pseudoceratinae genome has a segment encoding these proteins:
- a CDS encoding AAA family ATPase, giving the protein MTDMPTSRTNRELIKALKPPRARFYPCDLHVHSLGSFDASMNDRFAGGDQSLSADISSLMDSGAVNWPLTSEPSNLGQFDKSVAQLDVVKRFYQSLVERRNAIAAAEGISESDNWSIIGITDHNTSHFSCALSEHSWEQRTSDRLVTFPGMELEVHFQMPQVDGTCKVHLLCLFAPLTSASDIRIAIIEAASGSGSGWDFGAPLAVQDLPGFISGLRLHTSYPAICIGAHVWSNKGIENEPKETMLASINAEIIRLAGELDRLKYEGLTSEVEETQTRIEQLSVQREDNDSIHMEVLSLIGSCGLDALQVRDQTHETHYRRLHRFRELRGRSIPIVCSDAHSPSHVFSCASEIPYAKVSSHTLANGTPQELFRELREQTLRFGETRTTYAAPGTVNAWIDGIEIARDASGASEFWSNQVETDSDSTPEFLLPLSRNLNCLVGGRGSGKSAVVEAIAFLTQEKLFTDEGNLRDRDQSDAYKRAVATLAGCRLRMVWKTSGNVGIGGLPKKALIVSRYFDVDGRHESLDFRDIDGNAIVDDSITLPSARILRAHEIEETARPENLKSLFDDLCGKMITRLSDDIEDIREQLVEQRSHVVEVCESLSALTRDGSPLRQYGIRKQQFDAVNKPELRTRYEEIDAAEAVAKVTSQAHEGWSNLRVADNLHEIESSVSEFLTSTSKKLVDDDGIPMGGMEDLHGLVAAPNPDSDSSEEQIDVARAIASARETANSMEQSLDEVQSKQAEKLAEKQAELAKEGLPTGSSERAAKKKAFDAAKQAFDKYEQLLDELKEALVERDKLHGKIVEKCRERTELRKRRAEELTSDLERDLDQNILRIEIDACPMADRQEFSDWLENHVEPTFGRYKSHRREALLHSGVMPKELRTLLLDDGFPSLTALKIDRERAEDGRIEETDAEKILERCRGQKKVPLEESDTWDSDFLDSLPSSIRQGVVTFPRRSGAQSLCIEHVLELDEIVLDDIPEVRLNDRPKDPSSEPRPLSRLSPGQRCSAILPILLLSGEFPLVIDQPEENLDNRLVRQVIVNILASMKLKRQVIIATHNPNLPVLGDSEQCVVLQARGRDMSEVVAAGNLDAPDVAHYITDIMEGGREAFQYRQAIYQTHWKGVVARE; this is encoded by the coding sequence ATGACTGATATGCCTACCTCCAGAACCAATCGCGAATTGATTAAAGCTCTAAAGCCGCCAAGAGCACGTTTCTACCCTTGTGACCTGCACGTACATAGCCTCGGTTCCTTTGATGCAAGTATGAATGACCGATTTGCTGGAGGTGATCAGTCTTTAAGCGCCGACATTTCGTCGCTGATGGACTCTGGGGCAGTCAATTGGCCTCTCACCTCAGAGCCTTCTAATCTGGGACAGTTCGACAAGAGCGTAGCGCAGCTGGATGTGGTGAAACGTTTCTATCAGTCTCTTGTTGAACGTCGCAACGCAATCGCTGCTGCTGAAGGAATCTCCGAATCCGATAATTGGAGTATCATCGGAATCACCGACCACAACACGTCACACTTCAGCTGCGCTCTATCAGAACACTCATGGGAACAACGGACTTCGGACCGACTTGTGACCTTCCCAGGAATGGAGCTAGAAGTACATTTCCAAATGCCGCAGGTTGATGGCACATGTAAGGTACATCTGCTTTGCCTTTTTGCGCCGCTTACCTCTGCCTCGGACATACGCATCGCAATCATTGAAGCAGCAAGTGGATCGGGGTCAGGTTGGGATTTCGGAGCTCCGTTGGCAGTGCAAGATTTACCTGGTTTCATCAGTGGCTTGCGATTGCATACCTCTTACCCTGCAATCTGCATTGGGGCTCATGTATGGTCAAACAAGGGGATTGAGAATGAGCCTAAAGAAACAATGCTCGCGTCAATCAACGCGGAAATTATCAGGTTGGCTGGTGAGCTTGATCGACTGAAATACGAGGGATTGACGTCGGAAGTAGAGGAAACTCAGACGCGTATCGAGCAATTGTCCGTGCAACGTGAGGACAATGATTCGATCCACATGGAAGTGCTCTCGCTAATTGGTAGTTGCGGACTTGACGCCCTTCAGGTTCGCGATCAGACGCACGAGACACACTACAGACGCCTTCATCGCTTCAGGGAACTCCGCGGCCGATCTATTCCGATTGTATGCTCCGACGCCCACTCTCCGTCTCACGTGTTTAGTTGCGCGAGTGAAATACCGTATGCAAAAGTCTCCTCACACACACTTGCAAATGGAACTCCGCAAGAACTATTCCGTGAACTTCGAGAGCAAACGCTCCGGTTCGGCGAGACTCGAACAACGTATGCCGCTCCGGGCACGGTAAATGCATGGATTGACGGAATTGAGATCGCCCGAGATGCCAGTGGAGCAAGCGAATTTTGGAGTAACCAGGTCGAGACAGATTCAGACAGCACTCCAGAGTTCCTACTTCCATTGTCACGCAATCTCAACTGCTTGGTCGGTGGACGAGGTTCTGGGAAGAGTGCAGTTGTTGAAGCAATCGCTTTTTTAACGCAAGAAAAACTCTTCACCGATGAGGGGAACCTACGTGATCGAGACCAGTCTGACGCTTATAAGAGAGCTGTAGCAACACTTGCTGGATGTCGATTGAGGATGGTTTGGAAAACGTCGGGAAATGTTGGCATTGGTGGGCTGCCAAAGAAAGCCTTGATCGTGTCTCGCTATTTCGACGTCGACGGCAGACATGAATCACTCGATTTCCGTGACATTGATGGGAACGCAATAGTGGATGACAGCATCACACTCCCCAGTGCGCGAATATTGCGCGCTCACGAGATTGAGGAAACTGCTCGCCCAGAAAATCTCAAGTCGCTATTCGACGATCTATGCGGCAAAATGATAACGAGACTGAGCGATGACATTGAAGATATTCGCGAACAGTTGGTTGAACAGCGTTCCCACGTAGTCGAAGTCTGCGAGAGTCTTTCAGCTTTGACAAGGGATGGCTCGCCGTTACGTCAATATGGAATTAGAAAGCAGCAGTTTGACGCAGTTAACAAACCCGAGCTTAGGACACGGTATGAAGAGATTGATGCCGCCGAAGCAGTCGCAAAGGTCACATCCCAGGCTCATGAGGGGTGGTCTAATCTGAGAGTTGCTGACAACCTACACGAAATTGAGTCAAGCGTTAGCGAATTTTTAACTTCGACCTCGAAGAAGCTAGTTGATGATGACGGCATCCCGATGGGCGGAATGGAAGATCTACATGGACTGGTAGCAGCTCCAAACCCTGACTCCGATTCTAGTGAGGAGCAAATTGATGTGGCTAGAGCCATTGCTTCGGCGAGAGAAACAGCGAATTCGATGGAACAATCGCTTGATGAAGTGCAGTCGAAGCAGGCAGAAAAATTGGCTGAGAAACAGGCTGAATTGGCGAAAGAGGGGTTGCCTACTGGCTCAAGCGAACGAGCGGCAAAGAAGAAAGCATTCGACGCCGCAAAGCAAGCTTTCGATAAGTATGAACAGCTCTTGGATGAATTGAAGGAGGCTCTTGTTGAGCGAGACAAATTGCACGGAAAAATAGTCGAAAAGTGCCGAGAAAGGACAGAACTGCGAAAGCGAAGAGCTGAGGAACTTACCTCTGACCTTGAACGTGACTTGGATCAGAACATTCTTCGCATTGAAATTGACGCATGTCCAATGGCTGACCGACAAGAGTTTTCGGACTGGCTCGAAAACCATGTAGAGCCGACATTTGGTCGATACAAGTCTCACAGACGGGAGGCATTGCTCCATTCTGGAGTCATGCCTAAAGAGCTTAGGACACTTTTGCTCGACGATGGGTTTCCAAGCCTCACTGCGCTTAAAATCGATCGTGAACGAGCGGAAGATGGACGGATTGAAGAAACAGACGCCGAGAAAATATTAGAACGATGCCGAGGCCAAAAGAAGGTGCCACTCGAAGAGAGCGACACTTGGGATAGCGACTTCCTGGACTCATTGCCTTCCAGCATTAGACAAGGAGTAGTGACATTTCCCAGGCGTTCTGGTGCACAAAGCCTTTGCATCGAACACGTTCTGGAACTGGATGAAATTGTCTTAGATGACATCCCAGAAGTACGGTTGAATGATCGCCCCAAAGACCCCAGCAGTGAGCCCCGTCCGCTGAGCCGATTGTCCCCTGGGCAGCGTTGCAGTGCCATTCTTCCAATTCTCTTGCTTTCCGGAGAGTTCCCCCTCGTGATCGACCAACCGGAGGAGAACTTGGATAATCGGCTTGTTCGCCAAGTTATCGTCAATATTTTGGCAAGCATGAAGCTCAAGCGTCAGGTCATCATCGCAACCCATAATCCTAATCTTCCTGTTCTTGGTGATTCGGAACAATGTGTCGTTTTGCAGGCGAGAGGGCGAGATATGTCTGAGGTAGTCGCTGCCGGCAACCTAGACGCTCCCGATGTTGCTCACTACATCACTGATATCATGGAAGGCGGTCGTGAGGCGTTCCAATATCGTCAGGCAATTTATCAGACCCATTGGAAAGGCGTCGTTGCCAGAGAGTGA
- a CDS encoding ASCH domain-containing protein, which produces MSTTPEKLRALSIRQPWAALIMRGEKTVEYRSKPTKVRGRVSIYASLGKPDVSDSQVRSEVGTSWKELPKGVLIGTVEVTDCIEQGGDYGWHLTNPERLDEPIEPKEQPQPVWFNPFGSPDAPDLSDTDSAPEEEEASSRKPPVCTAT; this is translated from the coding sequence ATGTCAACAACGCCGGAAAAACTACGGGCACTGAGTATCCGCCAGCCATGGGCGGCACTCATCATGCGCGGCGAAAAGACGGTTGAATATCGCTCCAAACCCACCAAAGTCCGTGGCCGCGTCTCCATTTACGCCAGCCTGGGCAAGCCCGACGTCAGCGATTCGCAGGTTCGCAGCGAGGTCGGGACGTCATGGAAGGAACTACCGAAAGGTGTCCTCATCGGAACCGTCGAAGTCACCGACTGCATCGAACAAGGAGGGGACTACGGCTGGCATCTGACCAATCCTGAGCGACTCGACGAGCCGATCGAGCCTAAGGAGCAGCCGCAGCCGGTCTGGTTCAATCCGTTCGGTTCACCCGATGCTCCCGACCTTTCGGATACGGATTCTGCCCCGGAAGAGGAGGAAGCCTCCTCACGGAAACCGCCGGTATGTACGGCGACTTGA
- a CDS encoding transposase family protein — protein sequence MSDALVKLFLSPSALIATCPDCGQESSRIHSRYTRTARDLPIQGRPVRLYLTVRRYFCRNPDCLRRVFCELIPQLLAKHAHSTTRLSDTHRTIGLALGAELGARLAGKLGMPVSSTTLLRRVKNAGPNSTPAPRIIGVDDWAIRKGQRYGTIIVDLERSEVLELLPGRNGSELRT from the coding sequence ATGAGTGATGCTCTTGTTAAGTTGTTTCTGAGCCCATCGGCACTGATCGCCACTTGCCCGGACTGTGGTCAGGAATCTAGCCGCATTCATAGTCGTTACACACGAACCGCCCGGGACCTACCGATTCAAGGTCGCCCGGTCCGGCTATACCTGACGGTTCGCCGCTATTTCTGCCGCAATCCCGATTGTCTGCGTCGTGTTTTCTGCGAACTCATCCCGCAATTACTGGCCAAGCATGCTCACTCGACCACTCGGCTCTCGGATACCCATCGAACGATTGGCCTAGCGCTTGGTGCTGAACTAGGGGCTCGTTTGGCTGGCAAGTTGGGCATGCCCGTCAGTTCGACGACACTGCTACGTCGGGTCAAGAATGCGGGTCCGAATTCGACGCCTGCTCCACGCATCATTGGGGTCGACGATTGGGCCATTCGGAAGGGACAGCGGTACGGGACAATCATCGTCGACCTGGAGCGAAGCGAAGTCTTGGAACTGCTGCCGGGACGTAATGGCAGTGAGTTGCGGACCTAG
- a CDS encoding protein kinase domain-containing protein, translated as MNNEQSVEECPKSHEVLAYLQGQLNDHVAVELEAHFADCDVCDSTIRQLDPLGNLLTASTDTNGFDFSDEPEYVALVNRCVAFGKPRSLTGFPQRLGRYRLLQELGRGAMGVVFAAEDISEEHDRESPSSIEPAYAVKVLWPNAMTDSRIAERFRRESKVAASLLHPGIVRVLICGEEDGFAYYAMERVIGCSIAEILLALNAPMQVDRQTLQLAEKLRSAFNPQAIAIGPAIDFMSQAAQALDYAHQQGIAHRDIKPANLLVDTTGRLRIADFGLVALGEESDLTKDGEILGTIRYLPPEQVRSKVRTSGSSHDIYSLALTFYEMIVGRPAYDGRSAADLLRRIQSGQMTPMHHVVPSLAPELNRIVCRASAKKQSRRFATAGEFADQLQKFDEQHPKVHSTLHRRFGRKVVWFFASIALMTLVAFSFTKLFPTEVSKRPQIAPNPAIVTTSSRENPTQRSLPPDSADEATNRVRYSSTIQHAGDAWRNGNLPRADRLLNEVSTEPNQSFAHRVLKRLVTDEVPVLYRHDGNVYHVAFSDCGRWLASASEDSSIVIWNRERHEISHRLKGHTDEVNCVAFSSNGNQLFSVSDDGTLRRWDVSTGLPLETLLELSQPISRVLVSPNNQVVLATTFTHDIRNMWIVRLDSETKHIADEYALSFSPDGSLALTSDSSSRVYVYHTDTWKRVASVALPSDPPIRAYFTDDNSTIAAVSRDQFSLIQNWRPADSDRVIEQHAVAKARAMTVLPYAGEVAICDERGNIFVHQMQTAALVASYSVHPTLIFHLAVAPDGDSIATAHADGAVRLHKRSQRSGVQFRQLPPKAFPTFAWYRPKHPSIDQSADDGSRFSTTPAHSALAFSTGDSKIRLSYAINEPANDKNLADVEIGVSCMTSTRDGSQLIVGTGTGQLKRINIDGSTRLLDKKAEKIFSGHILSDNGILTYTDDRAIELIHTTQGKLVRTNILPPSKRSVSSPLASYAGRIFFVEGGIIHCRFGDIWQQEATATLSGWVHDIACSPAGLLAAACDSGEIAVLDAKTLQLKQTIQIATGLPHVVAFSPDGRTLAVGCSTGSLNFFNVSTLHRELAIQTPITQFIDLGFSPESKTIAAAGRHGTHCWYLMTMDLRNSR; from the coding sequence GTGAATAACGAGCAATCAGTCGAAGAATGCCCCAAATCACATGAAGTCCTTGCTTACTTGCAAGGTCAGCTCAATGACCATGTCGCCGTCGAACTCGAAGCGCATTTTGCCGATTGTGACGTTTGCGATTCCACCATCCGGCAACTCGATCCACTCGGCAACTTGTTGACTGCGTCGACAGACACAAACGGCTTTGATTTCAGCGACGAGCCAGAGTACGTCGCGTTGGTGAATCGTTGCGTTGCGTTCGGAAAGCCTCGGTCACTGACGGGGTTTCCGCAGCGGCTGGGACGCTACCGCCTCCTTCAGGAACTCGGTAGGGGGGCGATGGGTGTTGTCTTTGCGGCCGAAGACATCTCCGAAGAGCATGACCGTGAGTCGCCTTCAAGTATCGAACCTGCGTACGCCGTGAAAGTGCTTTGGCCGAACGCAATGACAGACTCCCGTATCGCGGAGCGTTTTCGTCGTGAGTCCAAAGTAGCCGCATCCCTCCTGCATCCAGGAATTGTTCGGGTATTAATCTGCGGAGAGGAAGACGGCTTCGCGTATTATGCTATGGAACGTGTGATTGGATGTTCAATTGCAGAAATCCTGCTCGCATTGAACGCCCCTATGCAGGTCGATAGACAGACATTGCAACTTGCGGAGAAACTACGGTCCGCATTCAATCCCCAAGCCATCGCGATTGGACCGGCGATCGACTTTATGTCCCAGGCTGCTCAAGCGCTAGATTATGCTCATCAACAGGGAATCGCGCATCGGGACATCAAACCTGCAAACTTGCTTGTTGATACAACTGGCCGGCTGCGAATCGCTGATTTTGGCTTAGTGGCCCTCGGAGAAGAATCTGACCTGACAAAAGACGGAGAGATCCTGGGAACGATCCGGTATCTCCCGCCGGAACAAGTTCGATCAAAGGTTCGGACTTCTGGAAGCAGTCACGATATCTATTCATTGGCACTAACATTCTACGAAATGATCGTGGGCCGTCCGGCTTACGATGGTCGCAGCGCAGCCGACCTCCTTCGCCGAATTCAATCCGGTCAAATGACACCAATGCACCATGTCGTGCCAAGTCTCGCTCCAGAACTGAACCGAATCGTTTGTCGGGCGTCGGCCAAAAAGCAATCACGGCGATTTGCAACCGCTGGCGAATTTGCTGACCAACTCCAGAAATTCGACGAACAGCACCCCAAAGTCCATTCGACATTGCATCGACGATTTGGACGCAAAGTGGTGTGGTTCTTCGCGTCCATCGCATTGATGACGTTGGTCGCATTTTCATTTACTAAGCTCTTCCCCACGGAAGTGTCGAAGCGTCCACAAATCGCCCCAAATCCAGCGATTGTCACAACATCATCCCGAGAAAACCCAACGCAAAGGTCGTTGCCACCGGATTCGGCCGATGAGGCCACAAATCGAGTCCGTTATTCCAGCACAATTCAGCACGCAGGTGATGCGTGGAGAAACGGCAACCTACCGAGAGCAGACCGATTGCTAAACGAGGTTTCGACAGAGCCGAATCAAAGTTTTGCACATCGCGTTCTCAAGCGACTGGTCACCGATGAGGTTCCCGTGCTTTATCGCCATGACGGCAATGTCTATCACGTTGCCTTCTCGGATTGCGGTCGTTGGCTCGCGTCAGCAAGCGAAGACAGTTCGATTGTCATTTGGAATCGTGAGCGACACGAGATCTCCCATCGACTCAAGGGACATACCGATGAAGTCAACTGCGTCGCTTTCAGTTCCAACGGAAACCAACTTTTTAGTGTCTCGGACGATGGAACGCTACGACGCTGGGACGTTTCGACGGGATTGCCTCTGGAGACGCTGCTCGAACTTTCTCAACCCATTTCGCGGGTGCTTGTATCTCCTAATAACCAAGTGGTATTGGCCACGACATTCACTCACGACATCCGTAACATGTGGATCGTTCGTCTTGACTCCGAAACGAAACATATCGCGGACGAATACGCGCTAAGCTTTTCGCCCGACGGATCGCTCGCATTGACGAGTGACTCCAGTAGCCGGGTGTACGTCTATCACACGGATACCTGGAAGCGTGTCGCATCGGTCGCATTACCCAGCGATCCACCAATTCGCGCGTATTTCACTGACGACAATTCCACAATCGCGGCGGTCTCTCGCGATCAATTCTCACTGATTCAAAACTGGCGACCTGCCGACTCGGATCGAGTCATCGAACAACACGCGGTTGCCAAAGCGAGGGCAATGACGGTGCTTCCCTATGCAGGAGAAGTCGCGATCTGCGATGAGCGGGGCAATATTTTTGTCCATCAAATGCAGACCGCTGCACTCGTGGCATCCTACAGCGTGCACCCAACTCTTATCTTTCATTTAGCTGTCGCTCCCGACGGTGACTCAATCGCGACAGCCCACGCGGACGGTGCCGTCAGACTTCATAAGCGTTCGCAACGTTCGGGAGTTCAGTTCCGCCAACTTCCTCCGAAGGCATTTCCGACATTTGCTTGGTACCGCCCGAAACATCCTAGCATTGATCAAAGCGCGGACGATGGCTCGCGATTTTCGACAACGCCTGCGCACAGCGCCCTTGCATTTTCGACGGGTGATTCAAAGATCCGTCTGTCGTACGCCATCAATGAACCAGCGAATGATAAGAATTTGGCAGACGTTGAGATCGGTGTCAGCTGCATGACGTCCACGCGGGATGGATCGCAGCTAATTGTCGGAACCGGCACTGGTCAACTGAAACGAATCAACATAGACGGGTCGACTCGGCTGCTCGACAAAAAGGCGGAAAAGATTTTCTCTGGCCACATTCTTAGTGACAATGGGATCCTCACCTATACCGACGACAGAGCCATCGAACTGATCCACACCACGCAAGGAAAACTCGTCCGAACCAACATTCTTCCCCCCAGTAAGAGATCAGTCAGTTCCCCTTTGGCGTCTTATGCTGGCCGAATCTTCTTTGTTGAAGGCGGGATCATTCATTGTCGTTTCGGAGATATCTGGCAGCAGGAGGCGACTGCAACGTTGTCAGGGTGGGTCCACGACATCGCCTGTTCCCCAGCTGGACTCTTGGCTGCGGCATGTGACTCCGGGGAAATCGCTGTCTTGGATGCAAAAACCTTGCAATTGAAACAGACGATTCAAATTGCAACTGGTCTGCCGCATGTCGTGGCATTTTCACCGGACGGGCGGACGCTAGCGGTTGGTTGTTCCACTGGCTCCCTTAACTTCTTCAACGTATCGACTTTGCATCGCGAGTTGGCCATCCAAACACCAATCACGCAATTCATTGATCTTGGTTTTTCTCCGGAATCAAAAACGATCGCTGCCGCAGGAAGACACGGGACGCATTGTTGGTATCTGATGACGATGGACTTGAGAAACTCTCGGTAG
- a CDS encoding RNA polymerase sigma factor codes for MHQRPSAVPSTVTDLTSLSLLGRVKANDEDAWRELVRVYGPLVWSWCRRRGLSKIDAADVAQNIFTSVFVALPKFRRDQEGQTFRGWLRTISRNAIHDFYRQSTKELDGVGGSTALGRLHALPSNDESARPADLAVEQTHQCDERVLILREVLRLLEQRFAPQTWTAFQRTAIGCASAEDVALDQGMTVAAVRQAKYRVLRCLRNEYREILEPEIEPSSSCTVDRHSAGNVSTGNH; via the coding sequence GTGCATCAACGTCCTTCCGCGGTACCATCCACTGTCACGGATCTCACGTCGCTGAGTTTGCTCGGCCGTGTTAAAGCGAACGATGAAGATGCCTGGCGCGAATTGGTACGTGTTTACGGCCCACTTGTGTGGTCGTGGTGCCGACGACGCGGTTTAAGCAAAATCGATGCGGCTGACGTGGCTCAGAACATCTTCACATCGGTCTTTGTCGCGTTGCCGAAATTTCGCAGAGATCAAGAAGGGCAGACGTTTCGGGGGTGGCTACGCACTATTTCGCGGAATGCGATTCACGACTTTTATCGTCAGTCAACCAAGGAACTCGATGGAGTCGGCGGCAGCACAGCGCTCGGTCGTCTTCATGCTCTCCCTTCGAATGATGAGAGTGCTCGACCGGCGGATTTGGCTGTCGAGCAAACTCACCAGTGCGACGAACGCGTTCTGATCCTTCGTGAGGTGTTGCGGTTGCTCGAACAACGCTTCGCTCCGCAAACATGGACTGCTTTTCAGAGGACTGCAATTGGATGCGCGTCGGCGGAGGATGTCGCCCTTGATCAAGGGATGACAGTGGCCGCGGTACGGCAAGCCAAGTATCGAGTCCTTCGCTGCCTCCGCAACGAGTATCGCGAAATTCTCGAACCGGAGATCGAGCCGTCTTCCTCGTGCACTGTTGATCGTCATTCAGCCGGAAATGTCAGCACTGGAAATCACTGA